A genomic window from Candidatus Andeanibacterium colombiense includes:
- a CDS encoding acetyl-CoA C-acyltransferase: MSEFSAADPIVILSYARTPMGGMQGVFSDVSATDLGATAVKAAVERAGVAGDDIERIYMGCVLPAGLGQAPARQAALKAGLPKSVQATTVNKVCGSGMQTVIMGAEALAAGSIDLVVAGGMESMTNAPYLLKKHRSGARIGHDTAYDHMFLDGLEDAYEAGAAMGSFAQDTANEYQLTREGMDEYSIESLRRANAAIAGGAFADEVVPVTYFSRAGDVTVETDEQPGKGRPEKIPQLRPAFAKDGTITAASSSSISDGAAAVVITRESVAKEKGLTPVAKIVAMAAHAQEPRAFTTAPVGAIGKVLAKAGWTIGDVDLFEINEAFACVPMFAMHDLGIPHDKINVNGGATALGHPIGASGTRILVTLINALKTQGKTRGVASLCIGGGEGTALAVELV, encoded by the coding sequence ATGTCCGAGTTCTCCGCAGCCGACCCGATCGTGATCCTCTCCTACGCACGCACTCCGATGGGCGGGATGCAGGGCGTATTCTCCGATGTTTCGGCCACCGATCTCGGCGCGACGGCGGTCAAGGCCGCGGTCGAGCGCGCCGGCGTCGCGGGGGACGATATCGAGCGGATATACATGGGCTGCGTGCTTCCGGCCGGGCTCGGCCAGGCGCCCGCCCGCCAGGCGGCGCTGAAGGCGGGCCTGCCCAAGTCGGTTCAGGCGACCACGGTCAACAAGGTCTGCGGCTCGGGCATGCAGACGGTCATCATGGGCGCCGAGGCGCTCGCCGCCGGATCGATCGATCTGGTCGTCGCGGGCGGGATGGAGAGCATGACCAATGCTCCCTATCTGCTGAAGAAGCACCGTTCGGGCGCGCGGATCGGGCACGACACCGCCTATGATCATATGTTCCTCGACGGGCTCGAAGACGCCTACGAAGCCGGTGCCGCAATGGGCAGCTTCGCGCAGGACACCGCCAACGAATACCAGCTGACCCGCGAGGGGATGGACGAATATTCGATCGAGAGCCTGCGCCGCGCCAATGCCGCGATCGCTGGCGGCGCGTTTGCCGACGAAGTGGTGCCGGTGACCTATTTCAGCCGCGCCGGCGACGTGACGGTCGAGACCGACGAGCAGCCCGGCAAGGGCCGCCCGGAGAAGATCCCGCAGCTGCGCCCGGCCTTCGCCAAGGACGGCACGATCACCGCCGCCTCGTCCAGCTCGATCTCGGACGGCGCCGCCGCGGTGGTCATCACGCGTGAGAGCGTGGCGAAGGAGAAGGGCCTCACGCCGGTCGCGAAGATCGTCGCGATGGCCGCCCATGCGCAGGAACCTCGCGCATTCACCACCGCCCCGGTCGGCGCGATCGGCAAGGTGCTGGCGAAGGCCGGCTGGACGATCGGCGATGTCGATCTGTTCGAGATCAACGAGGCTTTCGCCTGCGTGCCGATGTTCGCGATGCACGATCTCGGCATTCCGCACGACAAGATCAACGTCAACGGCGGCGCCACCGCGCTCGGCCACCCGATCGGCGCCAGCGGCACCCGCATCCTCGTCACGCTGATCAACGCGCTCAAGACCCAGGGGAAAACCCGCGGCGTCGCCAGCCTGTGCATCGGCGGCGGCGAAGGCACGGCGCTGGCGGTCGAATTGGTCTGA
- a CDS encoding nuclear transport factor 2 family protein translates to MADLLETAKQMIAYYNAQDPDAYVSLMTDDACEANYRGAVVREGKEGTREGLKAAFARWPQNHAEIREAQEIGNYVLMREHVTRGPATDGSDLVEPFDVIAIYTFEGGKCARVEFVR, encoded by the coding sequence ATGGCTGACCTCCTCGAAACCGCCAAACAGATGATCGCGTATTACAACGCGCAGGATCCCGACGCCTATGTGTCGCTGATGACGGACGATGCCTGCGAGGCGAATTACCGTGGCGCGGTGGTGCGCGAAGGCAAGGAAGGCACGCGCGAGGGGCTGAAGGCCGCGTTCGCGCGCTGGCCGCAGAACCATGCCGAGATCCGCGAAGCGCAGGAAATCGGCAATTATGTCCTGATGCGCGAACATGTCACCCGCGGCCCCGCGACCGATGGGTCCGATCTGGTCGAGCCGTTCGACGTGATCGCGATCTACACCTTCGAAGGCGGCAAGTGTGCGCGCGTGGAGTTCGTTCGATGA
- a CDS encoding SH3 domain-containing protein has product MRVGPSEDYQVSWVYRREGLPVKVVRLREGWRLVRDPDGAQGWILARLLNPARTGLVIGKGPTAIRAGASEAAKLLWNVEPGAIGKLGDCDEGWCELNVRGHKGWVRQSRLWGAGEP; this is encoded by the coding sequence ATGCGCGTGGGGCCGAGCGAGGATTACCAGGTGTCCTGGGTCTATCGCCGCGAGGGGCTGCCCGTGAAAGTCGTACGCCTGCGCGAAGGCTGGCGGCTGGTTCGCGATCCGGACGGCGCACAAGGTTGGATTCTCGCCCGCCTGCTCAACCCGGCCCGCACCGGACTGGTGATCGGCAAGGGCCCGACCGCGATCCGCGCGGGCGCTTCGGAAGCTGCGAAGCTGCTCTGGAACGTCGAGCCGGGCGCGATCGGCAAGCTTGGCGATTGCGACGAAGGCTGGTGTGAATTGAACGTTCGCGGACATAAAGGGTGGGTCCGCCAGTCGCGCCTGTGGGGCGCCGGCGAACCCTGA
- a CDS encoding NADH-quinone oxidoreductase subunit D, with amino-acid sequence MSGLTLETSPTTGDEQITNYTINFGPQHPAAHGVLRMVMELDGEIIERIDPHIGLLHRGTEKLIEHKTYLQALPYFDRLDYCSPLAMEHSYVLAIEKLLNLEVPIRAQYLRVLFAELTRICNHMLNMGSHVMDVGAMTPNLWLFEIREDCLNFFERASGARMHSAWFRPGGVHQDVPLKLLTDIADWLDTRLPELFEDAMSLVVDNRIFKQRNVDIAIVSKEDAVAWGFSGPMIRAAGIPWDIRKSQPYDVYDRMDFEIPVGTNSDCYDRFMVRVEEVRQSARIMKQCLAEMPEGPTASSDQKIVPPKRGEMKQSMEALIHHFKLYTEGFHVPAGEVYVATESPKGEFGVFLVSDGSNKPYRCKIRPTAFSHLQAMDFMSKGHMLPDATAILGAIDVVFGECDR; translated from the coding sequence ATGAGCGGCCTCACACTAGAAACCTCGCCGACCACCGGCGACGAGCAGATCACCAATTACACGATCAACTTCGGCCCCCAGCACCCGGCCGCGCACGGCGTGCTGCGGATGGTGATGGAGCTCGACGGCGAGATCATCGAGCGGATCGATCCGCATATCGGCCTGCTCCACCGCGGCACCGAGAAGCTGATCGAGCACAAGACCTATCTCCAGGCGCTGCCCTATTTCGACCGGCTCGACTATTGCTCGCCGCTCGCGATGGAGCACAGCTACGTCCTCGCGATCGAGAAGCTGCTTAACCTGGAAGTGCCAATCCGCGCGCAATACCTCCGCGTGCTGTTCGCCGAGCTGACCCGCATCTGCAACCACATGCTCAACATGGGGTCGCACGTGATGGACGTCGGCGCGATGACGCCGAACCTCTGGCTGTTCGAAATCCGCGAGGATTGCCTCAACTTCTTCGAACGCGCCTCGGGCGCGCGGATGCACTCGGCCTGGTTCCGCCCCGGCGGCGTGCATCAGGACGTGCCGCTCAAGCTGCTGACCGACATCGCCGACTGGCTCGACACGCGCCTGCCGGAACTGTTCGAAGACGCGATGAGCCTGGTGGTCGACAACCGCATCTTCAAACAGCGCAATGTCGACATCGCGATCGTCAGCAAGGAAGACGCGGTGGCTTGGGGCTTCTCCGGCCCGATGATCCGCGCCGCCGGCATCCCGTGGGACATCCGCAAGAGCCAGCCTTACGACGTCTATGACCGGATGGATTTCGAGATCCCGGTCGGCACCAATTCCGACTGCTACGACCGCTTCATGGTCCGCGTCGAGGAAGTGCGCCAGTCGGCCCGCATCATGAAGCAGTGCCTGGCAGAAATGCCCGAAGGCCCGACCGCATCGAGCGACCAGAAGATCGTGCCGCCCAAGCGCGGCGAGATGAAGCAGTCGATGGAAGCGTTGATCCATCACTTCAAGCTCTACACCGAAGGCTTCCACGTTCCGGCGGGCGAAGTCTATGTCGCGACCGAAAGCCCCAAGGGCGAATTCGGCGTGTTCCTGGTGAGCGACGGTTCGAACAAGCCCTACCGCTGCAAGATCCGCCCGACCGCCTTCAGCCACCTCCAGGCGATGGACTTCATGTCCAAGGGCCACATGCTCCCCGACGCGACCGCCATCCTTGGCGCGATCGACGTGGTGTTCGGGGAGTGTGACCGGTGA
- the prfB gene encoding peptide chain release factor 2, with product MRAEGQAHIDRIEAALALVRRSLDWDRAVRRLDELNARVEDPTLWDDPKQAEQVMRERRRLEASIGAANAIKDEMANAVEFVELGEAESDDDTVREGLDALKALADRADADKVQALLSGEADANDSYIEIHAGAGGTESQDWAEMLQRMYTRWAERHGFKVELVDYHSGEQAGIKSATLLVKGENAYGYAKTESGVHRLVRISPYDSSARRHTSFSSVWVFPVIDDNIEIEVNPADLKIDTYRASGAGGQHVNTTDSAVRITHAPSGIVVASQIDRSQHKNREIAMNMLKARLFEEEMRKREEAASTEHASKSDIGWGHQIRSYVLQPYQLVKDLRTGATSTAPDDVLDGDIDDFISAALAQRVTGETVDVEDVD from the coding sequence ATGCGTGCCGAGGGGCAGGCCCATATCGACCGGATCGAAGCCGCGCTGGCGCTGGTCCGCCGCTCGCTCGACTGGGACCGCGCCGTGCGCCGGCTCGACGAGCTCAACGCGCGGGTCGAGGACCCGACCCTGTGGGACGATCCCAAGCAGGCCGAGCAGGTGATGCGCGAGCGGCGACGGCTCGAAGCCTCGATCGGTGCGGCCAATGCGATCAAGGACGAAATGGCCAATGCGGTCGAATTCGTCGAGCTGGGCGAAGCCGAAAGCGACGACGACACGGTTCGCGAAGGGCTCGACGCGCTGAAGGCGCTGGCCGATCGGGCGGATGCGGACAAGGTCCAGGCGCTGCTCTCGGGCGAGGCCGACGCCAACGACAGCTATATCGAAATCCATGCCGGCGCGGGCGGGACCGAGAGCCAGGACTGGGCCGAAATGCTCCAGCGGATGTACACCCGCTGGGCCGAACGCCACGGCTTCAAGGTCGAGCTGGTCGATTACCATTCGGGGGAGCAGGCCGGGATCAAATCGGCCACGCTGTTGGTCAAGGGCGAGAACGCCTATGGCTACGCCAAGACCGAGAGCGGCGTCCACCGCCTCGTCCGGATCAGCCCCTACGACAGCTCGGCCCGCCGCCACACCAGCTTCAGCTCGGTCTGGGTGTTCCCGGTGATCGACGACAATATCGAGATCGAGGTCAACCCCGCCGATCTCAAGATCGACACCTACCGCGCTTCGGGCGCGGGTGGGCAGCACGTCAACACCACCGATTCCGCGGTCCGGATCACCCACGCGCCGTCCGGCATCGTGGTCGCCAGCCAGATCGACCGCTCGCAGCACAAGAACCGCGAAATCGCGATGAACATGCTAAAGGCCCGGCTGTTCGAGGAAGAGATGCGCAAGCGCGAGGAGGCCGCGAGCACCGAGCATGCGTCGAAGAGCGACATCGGCTGGGGCCACCAGATCCGCTCCTACGTCCTCCAGCCATACCAGCTGGTGAAGGATCTGCGCACCGGCGCCACCTCGACCGCGCCCGATGATGTGCTCGACGGCGATATCGACGATTTCATCTCCGCCGCGCTCGCCCAGCGGGTGACCGGCGAGACGGTCGACGTGGAGGACGTCGATTGA
- a CDS encoding NADH-quinone oxidoreductase subunit C, with the protein MAAVLHSAPRIAEIDGIAATLSGALGKMLLHAKEEYGEIVLSVVRENVEDALRLLRDEHGYQQLMEIAGVDYPAREERFDVVYMLLSLTKNHRIMVKCRAAENTPVPTVTTLWPNAGWLEREVFDMYGVLFDGNTDLRRILTDYGFEGHPFRKDFPLTGYQELRYSEDEKRVVYEPVELAQDLRSFDFMSPWEGAQYVLPGDEKASEQPAPPPVAQPKTTDKPADTGAGKPANEAAPKKTSAGGPAQKRTAKQEPTAPAPTEDRPARKPRAKKAGNEGGSGPAPEGS; encoded by the coding sequence ATGGCCGCAGTTCTCCACTCCGCCCCCAGGATCGCCGAGATCGATGGGATCGCCGCCACGCTCTCGGGCGCGCTGGGCAAGATGCTGCTCCATGCCAAGGAAGAGTATGGCGAGATCGTGCTGTCAGTCGTGCGCGAGAACGTGGAAGACGCGCTGCGCCTGCTGCGCGACGAGCATGGCTACCAGCAGCTGATGGAAATCGCCGGGGTCGATTACCCCGCGCGCGAAGAGCGTTTCGACGTCGTCTACATGCTGCTCAGCCTCACGAAGAACCACCGCATCATGGTCAAGTGCCGCGCGGCCGAGAACACGCCGGTCCCGACCGTCACCACGCTGTGGCCGAATGCGGGTTGGCTCGAGCGCGAAGTGTTCGACATGTACGGCGTGCTGTTCGACGGGAACACCGACCTGCGGCGGATCCTCACCGATTACGGTTTCGAGGGGCATCCTTTCCGCAAGGACTTCCCGCTCACCGGCTATCAGGAACTGCGCTACTCCGAAGACGAGAAGCGCGTCGTCTACGAGCCGGTCGAACTGGCGCAGGATCTGCGCAGCTTCGATTTCATGAGCCCGTGGGAAGGCGCGCAATACGTCCTTCCGGGGGACGAAAAGGCCTCCGAGCAGCCCGCGCCGCCGCCGGTCGCACAGCCCAAGACGACCGACAAGCCCGCCGATACCGGCGCAGGCAAGCCGGCCAACGAAGCGGCGCCGAAGAAAACGTCTGCCGGCGGTCCTGCCCAGAAGCGCACCGCGAAGCAGGAGCCGACCGCACCGGCTCCGACCGAGGATCGCCCGGCCCGCAAGCCGCGCGCGAAGAAAGCCGGCAACGAAGGCGGCAGCGGCCCCGCACCGGAGGGTAGCTGA
- a CDS encoding nitronate monooxygenase, whose translation MSFKGLRPILYGGREVWPLIEGGKGVAATNHASSGAWAAAGGIGTVSAVNADSYDMDGNFIPQVYPQRTRVERHEQLIRYAIDGAVEQVRRAYDIASGKGAININVLWEMGGAQAVLEGVLEKTRGLVTGVTCGAGMPYKLAEIAANFNVNYLPIISSARAFRALWKRSYNKVAELMAAVVYEDPWLAGGHNGLSNAEDPLKPEDPYPRVKLLRETMRQEGVSDDVPIIMAGGVWFLRDWDNWIDNPELGQIAFQYGTRPLLTHESPIPQAWKDRLRTLDPGDVLLHKFSPTGFYSSAVRNPFLRNLEERSERQIPYSRVAAGEHTVELDVGVKGKNFWVAPKDRDRARAWSGAGFTEALKTPDDTVVFVTPAERSVIRQDQADCMGCLSHCGFSSWKDHDDYTTGRLADPRSFCIQKTLQDIAHGGDVEQNLMFAGHAAYRFKQDPFYSNNFTPTVKELVDRILTGD comes from the coding sequence ATGAGTTTCAAGGGATTACGGCCCATCCTCTATGGTGGCCGCGAAGTATGGCCGCTGATCGAGGGCGGCAAAGGCGTCGCCGCCACCAATCATGCCTCATCGGGTGCCTGGGCGGCCGCCGGCGGCATCGGCACAGTGAGCGCAGTGAACGCCGATTCGTACGATATGGACGGCAATTTCATTCCGCAGGTCTATCCGCAGCGCACCCGCGTCGAACGGCACGAACAGCTGATCCGCTATGCGATCGACGGAGCGGTGGAGCAGGTCCGCCGGGCTTATGACATCGCCAGCGGCAAGGGCGCGATCAACATCAACGTGCTGTGGGAAATGGGCGGCGCGCAGGCGGTGCTCGAAGGTGTCTTGGAGAAGACCCGCGGGCTCGTGACCGGTGTCACCTGCGGCGCGGGTATGCCCTACAAGCTCGCCGAGATCGCCGCGAACTTCAACGTCAACTATCTCCCGATCATCAGTTCCGCCCGCGCCTTCCGCGCGCTGTGGAAACGGTCCTACAACAAGGTCGCCGAACTGATGGCGGCGGTAGTCTATGAGGACCCGTGGCTGGCCGGCGGGCACAACGGCCTGTCCAACGCCGAAGACCCTCTCAAGCCGGAAGATCCGTACCCCCGCGTGAAGCTGCTGCGCGAGACGATGCGCCAGGAAGGCGTGTCGGACGATGTGCCGATCATCATGGCCGGCGGCGTGTGGTTCCTGCGCGACTGGGACAATTGGATCGACAATCCCGAACTCGGCCAGATCGCGTTCCAGTACGGCACCCGCCCGCTGTTGACGCATGAAAGCCCGATCCCGCAGGCCTGGAAAGACCGCTTGCGCACGCTCGATCCGGGCGACGTGTTGCTGCACAAGTTCTCGCCCACCGGCTTTTACAGTTCGGCGGTGCGCAATCCCTTCCTGCGCAACCTGGAAGAGCGCTCGGAACGCCAGATCCCCTATTCGCGGGTCGCGGCGGGCGAGCACACCGTGGAACTCGACGTCGGGGTCAAGGGCAAGAACTTCTGGGTCGCTCCGAAGGACCGCGATCGCGCGCGTGCATGGTCGGGCGCGGGCTTCACCGAAGCGCTCAAGACGCCGGACGACACCGTGGTGTTCGTGACCCCGGCCGAACGCTCGGTCATCCGCCAGGACCAGGCCGATTGCATGGGCTGCCTGTCGCATTGCGGCTTCTCGTCGTGGAAGGATCATGACGACTACACCACCGGCCGCCTCGCCGATCCGCGCAGCTTCTGCATCCAGAAGACCCTGCAGGACATCGCCCACGGCGGCGACGTCGAGCAGAACCTGATGTTCGCCGGCCACGCGGCCTACCGCTTCAAACAGGACCCGTTCTATTCGAACAATTTCACCCCGACGGTGAAGGAACTGGTCGACCGGATTTTGACGGGAGACTGA
- a CDS encoding peroxiredoxin: MIARTLAALAALALAAAPGHAELKKGAPAPMFVANGAQAGKPIRFDLKQALKKGPVVLYFFPAAFTPGCNIEAAAFAQAIPDFKKAGATVVGLTMGNVEQLSDFSSKHCAGQFPVAVADNKIKAEYDVDLKKPDGTSTGYTDRTTYVIARNGKIMMAYTAMKPNDHIANSLAAVKALSSKKS; encoded by the coding sequence ATGATCGCACGTACTCTCGCCGCTTTGGCCGCACTCGCACTGGCCGCCGCGCCAGGGCATGCCGAACTCAAGAAAGGCGCACCCGCGCCGATGTTCGTCGCCAATGGTGCCCAGGCCGGCAAGCCAATCCGGTTCGATCTCAAGCAGGCGCTGAAGAAGGGCCCGGTCGTGCTCTATTTCTTCCCGGCCGCCTTCACTCCGGGCTGCAATATCGAAGCTGCCGCCTTCGCGCAGGCGATCCCCGACTTCAAGAAGGCGGGCGCTACCGTGGTCGGCCTGACGATGGGCAACGTCGAGCAGCTCTCCGATTTCTCTTCGAAGCATTGCGCCGGCCAGTTCCCGGTCGCGGTGGCGGACAACAAGATCAAGGCCGAATACGACGTCGACCTCAAGAAGCCCGACGGCACCTCGACCGGCTATACGGACCGCACGACTTACGTGATCGCCCGTAACGGCAAGATCATGATGGCCTATACGGCGATGAAGCCGAACGACCACATCGCCAACAGCCTTGCCGCGGTAAAGGCGCTCAGCAGCAAGAAGAGCTGA
- a CDS encoding NADH-quinone oxidoreductase subunit B, producing MGVIEPASATIGGGAVTAPDQSFFNSLNSEVSDKGFLVTSTEELFTWARTGSLWWMTFGLACCAVEMIHVNMPRYDMERFGAAPRASPRQSDVMIVAGTLCNKMAPALRKVYDQMSDPKYVISMGSCANGGGYYHYSYSVVRGCDRIVPVDIYVPGCPPTAEALLYGVMQLQRKIRRVGTIER from the coding sequence ATGGGAGTGATCGAACCCGCAAGCGCGACCATTGGCGGCGGTGCGGTCACCGCGCCTGACCAGTCGTTCTTCAACAGCCTCAATTCCGAAGTTTCGGACAAGGGCTTCCTCGTCACGTCGACCGAGGAACTGTTTACCTGGGCCCGTACCGGCTCGCTGTGGTGGATGACCTTCGGCCTCGCCTGCTGCGCGGTCGAGATGATCCATGTGAACATGCCCCGCTACGACATGGAGCGCTTCGGCGCCGCCCCGCGCGCATCCCCGCGCCAGAGCGACGTGATGATCGTCGCCGGCACGCTATGCAACAAGATGGCCCCGGCGCTGCGCAAGGTTTACGACCAGATGTCGGATCCGAAATACGTGATCTCGATGGGCAGCTGCGCCAATGGCGGCGGCTATTACCACTACAGCTACAGCGTCGTGCGCGGCTGCGACCGGATCGTGCCGGTCGATATCTACGTGCCGGGCTGTCCGCCGACCGCCGAGGCTCTGCTCTACGGCGTGATGCAGCTCCAGCGTAAGATCCGCCGCGTCGGGACGATCGAACGTTAA
- a CDS encoding NADH-quinone oxidoreductase subunit A produces MVDLSAYLPILIFLVIAAGLSSAFVFLPMGVARLTGAHNPDAEKLSEYECGFPAFEDPRSQFDVRFYLVAILFIIFDLEAAFLFPWAVSLDVTGWPGWITMMVFIFELVIGLIYAWKKGALEWE; encoded by the coding sequence GTGGTCGATCTATCAGCATATCTTCCGATCCTGATCTTTCTCGTGATCGCGGCGGGTCTCAGCTCGGCCTTCGTGTTCCTGCCGATGGGCGTCGCCCGGCTGACCGGGGCGCATAACCCAGATGCGGAAAAGCTCAGCGAATATGAATGCGGTTTTCCCGCCTTCGAGGACCCGCGCAGCCAGTTCGACGTGCGCTTCTACCTCGTCGCGATCCTGTTCATCATCTTCGATCTCGAAGCGGCGTTCCTGTTCCCCTGGGCCGTCAGCCTCGATGTCACCGGCTGGCCGGGCTGGATCACGATGATGGTGTTCATCTTCGAACTGGTGATCGGCCTGATCTATGCCTGGAAGAAGGGAGCGCTCGAATGGGAGTGA
- a CDS encoding D-glycerate dehydrogenase produces MSSIKPRVIVTRPLPGVEPKMAELFDTVFNPEDRALTRDALIAAMQDCDVLVPNVTDKIDAAMIDQAGERLKLVANFGAGTDHLDIPALKAKGIAVTNTPDVFTHDTADITMALILNATRRLSEGIRMVAAGEWDGWAPSRLLGRNLRGKLLGIVGMGAIGKELASRARAFGMEIAYNNRRRLPEAEETTLGVRFQPDLEQLIRTADYLSLNCPSTPETRGMLNAERIAAMKPGSFVINSGRGDLIDEPALIAALESRHLGGAGLDVFVGEPNIRPEFMHLKNVTALPHLGSATVEGRTEAGEKIIRNIQAWIAGEALPDAV; encoded by the coding sequence ATGAGCAGCATCAAGCCCCGCGTAATCGTCACCCGTCCCCTCCCCGGCGTCGAGCCGAAGATGGCCGAATTGTTCGACACCGTATTCAACCCGGAAGACCGCGCCCTGACCCGCGACGCGCTGATCGCGGCGATGCAGGACTGCGACGTGCTGGTGCCCAATGTCACCGACAAGATCGACGCGGCGATGATCGACCAGGCGGGCGAACGCCTGAAGCTGGTCGCCAATTTCGGCGCCGGGACCGATCACCTCGACATCCCGGCACTCAAGGCGAAGGGCATCGCGGTCACCAACACGCCCGATGTGTTCACCCACGACACCGCCGACATCACTATGGCGCTGATCCTTAACGCTACCCGCCGCCTGTCGGAAGGCATCCGCATGGTCGCTGCGGGCGAGTGGGACGGCTGGGCGCCGTCGCGGCTGCTCGGACGCAACCTGCGCGGCAAGCTGCTCGGCATCGTCGGCATGGGCGCGATCGGCAAGGAACTGGCGAGCCGCGCGCGCGCCTTCGGGATGGAAATCGCCTACAACAATCGTCGCCGCCTGCCCGAAGCGGAGGAAACGACACTCGGCGTGCGGTTTCAGCCCGATCTCGAGCAATTGATCCGCACCGCCGATTATCTCTCGCTCAACTGTCCCTCCACCCCCGAGACCCGCGGAATGCTGAATGCGGAACGGATCGCGGCGATGAAGCCAGGCTCCTTCGTGATCAACAGCGGCCGGGGCGACCTGATCGACGAGCCGGCGCTGATCGCCGCGCTCGAAAGCAGGCATCTCGGCGGCGCCGGGCTCGACGTGTTCGTCGGCGAACCCAACATCCGCCCCGAATTCATGCACCTGAAAAACGTCACTGCTTTGCCCCATCTCGGCAGCGCGACGGTGGAGGGGCGCACCGAAGCGGGCGAGAAAATCATCCGCAACATCCAGGCCTGGATCGCGGGCGAAGCCCTGCCGGACGCGGTGTGA
- a CDS encoding nuclear transport factor 2 family protein: protein MARPPFPPFTTETAAQKARMAEDAWNSRDPERVSLAYTEDSEWRNRAEFPRGRAQIVEFLTRKWARELDYRLIKEVWAFEGNRIAVRFAYEWHDAGGQWHRSYGNENWEFDADGLMARRFASINDLAIAESERKFHWPSGARPADHPGLSVLGL from the coding sequence ATGGCCCGTCCCCCCTTCCCACCCTTCACCACGGAAACCGCCGCGCAGAAGGCCCGGATGGCGGAGGATGCGTGGAACTCGCGCGATCCGGAACGCGTCTCGCTCGCCTATACCGAGGACAGCGAATGGCGGAACCGCGCCGAGTTTCCGCGTGGGCGGGCGCAGATCGTGGAATTCCTGACCCGCAAATGGGCGCGCGAACTCGATTACAGACTGATCAAGGAAGTCTGGGCTTTCGAAGGCAATCGCATCGCGGTGCGCTTCGCCTATGAATGGCACGACGCCGGCGGCCAGTGGCACCGGTCCTATGGCAACGAGAATTGGGAATTCGACGCCGATGGCCTGATGGCCCGCCGCTTCGCCTCAATCAACGATCTCGCGATCGCCGAGAGCGAACGCAAGTTCCATTGGCCGAGCGGCGCCCGCCCGGCGGATCATCCGGGGCTTAGCGTGCTGGGGCTTTAG
- a CDS encoding class I SAM-dependent methyltransferase, with protein sequence MALAGGCAKQEDAKRPDTSREFPQASRPVSSSSETNAASERSRDDRNEATTVMDLAHIAPGMTVADIGAGEGYYTVRLSERVGVHGRVLAQDIDQGAIERLGTRVERERLDNVSIKLGAEDDPKLPEDSFDRVFMVHMYHEVTEPYAFLWRLRPALREHGQVVVVDVDRPTGQHGIPPKLLFCEMDHVGFRLVEFVRKPELAGYYAQFEAVGDRPEPKDIQPCRQPGDESNK encoded by the coding sequence CTGGCGCTGGCGGGCGGCTGCGCGAAGCAGGAGGACGCCAAGCGCCCCGATACTTCGCGCGAGTTTCCGCAGGCCTCGCGCCCGGTCTCGTCGAGTTCGGAGACCAACGCCGCGAGTGAGCGGTCACGCGACGACCGGAACGAAGCTACCACGGTGATGGATCTCGCACATATCGCACCCGGAATGACGGTCGCCGACATCGGCGCGGGCGAAGGCTACTATACCGTCCGCCTGTCGGAACGCGTCGGCGTGCATGGGCGGGTGCTGGCACAGGATATCGATCAGGGCGCGATCGAACGGCTGGGTACCCGGGTCGAGCGCGAGCGGCTCGACAATGTCTCGATCAAGCTCGGCGCGGAAGACGATCCGAAATTGCCCGAAGACAGCTTCGACCGCGTGTTCATGGTCCACATGTATCATGAGGTGACCGAGCCTTACGCCTTCCTCTGGCGGTTGCGCCCGGCGCTGCGCGAACACGGTCAGGTGGTCGTCGTCGATGTTGACCGGCCGACCGGCCAGCACGGCATTCCTCCCAAGCTGCTGTTCTGCGAAATGGATCATGTGGGCTTCCGTCTGGTCGAATTTGTCCGTAAACCGGAACTCGCAGGCTATTATGCGCAATTCGAAGCCGTTGGTGATCGGCCCGAGCCGAAAGACATTCAACCCTGTCGCCAGCCGGGTGACGAAAGCAACAAATAA